One window of the Polyangium spumosum genome contains the following:
- a CDS encoding tubulin-like doman-containing protein, with product MPLSEKKIAPAFFIGLGGAGGAIVDELARKVKQEDSFERYKDLVHFFAFDTDADDLARLVWIDAAHKFVLSDFDKPEYVELKRGKLHAKADPLFEQWWPAWYQPRAHRGKGAGQIRIESRLSLYHHLENDRAKILETLEKAIRRAYDVHNPFRANKAAKIHVYASLAGGTGSGGFAMMALTVRRLLGGQRGHRIIGTFVLPNVFRGKGLPPNQFDKIMANGYAALQELELLQSAGPAAPVEFHYDPDNPERVLVDRPPFDQIYLVEEKTDSGVVLADSQEVYPAIADAAHAQIFTSILDREGSTLDNDTRELMQLDEQAFTKSFGSFGIGALVLPVADVLEHAALKLGAELLLAAVPGGSAALGDGADLDAADQAFVRGLESKADGKGEDAEPYRRAVEWARGGGSGGEGTIGAFLRRSREDVAKRVDEAIKLRGWDEAELSAFERDPERVRSETAQAFAALKVQVGKSEDAARERAREAALRVASESGELSLTELAKDKGPTEARYFHALLRQAVAAEQETARKAYERGLVLSDGRLAEDFKRRVDELAAAAPETLLEKLPGRQNDYFEVAASFAGWYRDVLDGLRARIRANAMIEYFAAVLRELDRRRLSSFHFFARVDRIQRRLEERAARIVAAGGRRHEGGDANRYVLDVEVLQDHRTGQRLWDHLYARLVRPSDLQLSGALSRLAAVASQGGAEQDIERRIIDDLVQLASAALRGRIAGGLEERGLRIDEELRFEAQLVSATRRLERRGGPLPPASDPQWIEEARRTPEEEIQKYIKDKLEFAAAKCAPFVTLGAGAPLLPDKAYVVMHGDYERTLGPILAHLATHRVDRGQIVASDRAFEIIFYLARLGCPLHAVKSLSDYERRYRAVKDKELAEGAKVPGLPKGVPQIPLHIDRNWEGAPDPDTRLFRISIDGVRENDSKIAWTERRSRVQEKAGEEQVRTDDMRDFTLAICFGVIRRAEGVYLIEDPDLPEDRRRLGKFRDQAFTSYRARIEAQKTWVRRAYTAALVRIEEDREHAELGSRLEAHVTDIERLVKLADGAGGKPELEHLARELECLAAFRREKGL from the coding sequence ATGCCGCTCAGCGAAAAGAAGATCGCCCCCGCGTTTTTTATTGGCCTCGGGGGCGCGGGAGGCGCCATCGTCGACGAGCTCGCCCGCAAGGTGAAGCAGGAAGACTCGTTCGAGCGATACAAGGATCTCGTCCACTTCTTCGCGTTCGACACCGACGCCGACGACCTCGCGCGGCTCGTCTGGATCGACGCGGCCCACAAGTTCGTCCTCTCGGATTTCGACAAACCCGAGTACGTCGAGCTCAAGCGCGGAAAGCTCCACGCGAAGGCCGATCCCCTCTTCGAGCAGTGGTGGCCCGCGTGGTACCAGCCCCGCGCGCATCGCGGCAAGGGCGCGGGCCAGATCCGCATCGAGAGCCGCCTCTCGCTCTACCACCACCTCGAGAACGATCGCGCCAAGATCCTCGAGACCCTCGAGAAGGCCATCCGGCGCGCCTACGACGTCCACAACCCCTTCCGCGCCAACAAGGCCGCCAAGATCCACGTCTATGCCTCCCTCGCCGGCGGCACCGGCTCCGGCGGCTTCGCCATGATGGCGCTCACGGTCCGGCGCCTCCTCGGCGGCCAGCGCGGGCATCGCATCATCGGCACGTTCGTCCTGCCGAACGTTTTTCGCGGCAAGGGCCTGCCGCCGAACCAGTTCGACAAGATCATGGCGAACGGCTACGCGGCCCTCCAGGAGCTCGAGCTCCTGCAGAGCGCCGGCCCCGCCGCGCCCGTGGAGTTCCACTACGACCCCGACAACCCCGAGCGCGTGCTGGTCGACCGGCCGCCGTTCGATCAGATCTACCTCGTCGAGGAGAAGACCGACAGCGGCGTGGTCCTCGCCGACTCGCAGGAGGTCTACCCCGCGATCGCCGACGCCGCGCACGCGCAGATCTTCACCTCGATCCTCGATCGCGAGGGCTCGACGCTCGACAACGACACGCGCGAGCTCATGCAGCTCGACGAGCAGGCCTTCACCAAATCGTTTGGCTCCTTCGGCATCGGCGCGCTCGTCCTGCCCGTGGCGGACGTGCTCGAGCACGCGGCCTTGAAGCTCGGCGCGGAGCTCTTGCTCGCGGCCGTGCCCGGCGGCAGCGCGGCCCTCGGCGACGGCGCCGATCTCGACGCGGCCGATCAGGCCTTCGTCCGCGGCCTCGAGAGCAAGGCCGACGGCAAAGGCGAGGACGCCGAGCCTTATCGACGCGCCGTCGAGTGGGCGCGCGGCGGCGGCAGCGGCGGCGAGGGCACGATTGGCGCGTTCCTCCGCCGCAGCCGCGAGGACGTGGCCAAGCGCGTCGACGAGGCCATCAAGCTGCGCGGCTGGGACGAGGCCGAGCTCTCGGCGTTCGAGCGTGACCCCGAGCGCGTCCGCTCCGAGACCGCGCAGGCCTTCGCCGCGCTCAAGGTCCAGGTCGGCAAGAGCGAGGACGCCGCGCGCGAGCGGGCGCGCGAGGCTGCTCTGCGCGTCGCGTCCGAGTCCGGCGAGCTCTCGCTCACCGAGCTCGCGAAGGACAAAGGCCCCACCGAGGCGCGTTACTTCCACGCCTTGCTGCGGCAAGCCGTCGCGGCCGAGCAGGAGACCGCGCGCAAGGCCTACGAGCGGGGCCTCGTCCTCTCGGACGGCCGCCTCGCCGAGGATTTCAAGCGCCGCGTCGACGAGCTCGCGGCGGCCGCGCCGGAGACCTTGCTCGAGAAGCTCCCGGGCCGGCAAAACGATTACTTCGAGGTCGCCGCCTCCTTCGCCGGCTGGTACCGCGACGTGCTCGACGGCCTGCGCGCCCGCATCCGCGCGAACGCCATGATCGAGTACTTCGCGGCCGTCCTTCGTGAGCTCGACCGTCGCCGCCTCTCGAGCTTCCACTTCTTCGCGCGGGTCGACCGCATCCAGCGGAGGCTCGAAGAGCGCGCCGCGCGGATCGTCGCCGCGGGCGGGCGCCGGCACGAGGGCGGCGACGCGAATCGGTACGTGCTCGACGTCGAGGTCTTGCAGGATCACCGCACGGGCCAGCGGCTCTGGGATCACCTGTATGCGCGCCTCGTGCGCCCGAGTGATCTCCAGCTCTCCGGCGCGCTCTCGCGCCTCGCGGCGGTCGCGAGCCAGGGCGGGGCCGAGCAGGACATTGAGAGGCGCATCATCGACGACCTCGTCCAGCTCGCCTCGGCCGCGCTTCGTGGCCGCATCGCGGGTGGGCTCGAGGAGCGCGGCCTGCGTATCGACGAGGAGCTCCGCTTCGAGGCGCAGCTCGTCTCGGCCACGCGCCGGCTCGAGCGCCGCGGCGGCCCGCTCCCGCCTGCCTCCGATCCGCAATGGATCGAGGAGGCGCGGCGCACGCCCGAGGAGGAGATCCAGAAGTACATCAAAGACAAACTCGAGTTCGCCGCCGCGAAATGTGCGCCCTTCGTCACGCTCGGCGCGGGCGCGCCGCTCCTGCCCGACAAGGCGTACGTCGTCATGCACGGCGATTACGAGCGCACGCTCGGCCCGATCCTCGCGCACCTCGCGACTCATCGCGTCGACAGGGGCCAGATCGTCGCCTCGGATCGAGCCTTCGAGATCATCTTCTACCTCGCGCGGCTCGGCTGCCCGCTGCACGCGGTGAAGAGTTTGTCCGACTACGAGCGCCGTTACCGCGCGGTGAAGGACAAGGAGCTCGCCGAGGGCGCGAAGGTGCCGGGTTTGCCCAAGGGCGTGCCGCAGATCCCGCTGCACATCGATCGCAACTGGGAGGGCGCGCCGGACCCGGACACGCGCCTCTTCCGCATCTCGATCGACGGCGTGCGCGAGAACGACTCCAAGATCGCCTGGACCGAGCGGCGCTCGCGCGTCCAGGAGAAGGCGGGCGAGGAGCAGGTCCGCACGGACGACATGCGTGATTTCACGCTCGCGATCTGCTTCGGCGTCATCCGCCGCGCCGAGGGCGTCTACCTCATCGAGGACCCGGATCTCCCCGAGGATCGCCGCAGGCTCGGGAAATTCCGCGACCAGGCATTCACGAGTTATCGCGCTCGTATCGAAGCGCAGAAGACCTGGGTGCGGCGCGCGTACACGGCAGCGCTCGTCCGGATCGAGGAAGATCGCGAGCACGCCGAGCTCGGCTCGCGCCTCGAAGCGCACGTCACCGACATCGAGCGTCTGGTGAAGCTCGCGGACGGCGCGGGCGGCAAACCCGAGCTCGAGCACCTCGCCCGCGAGCTCGAATGCCTCGCGGCGTTCCGCCGGGAAAAAGGGCTCTGA